The segment AAGCCGATATCTATTGCTTTGGGGGCACCCGTATCATATACTGGACTTAGAAATATCAGACAAGGAGGTGTGAAATGTCTGAGATTAAAGTCGGCGTTGTTTCCGATTTCTTCGCCCGCCCCGTTGTTGCCGGAATCGAACTTTCGGATAAACTAAGTGTCGGCGACACAATACGAATCAAAGGACACACAACGGAAATGGAATTGGTTATCTCTTCAATGCAACTCGACAACAACTCCGTTGAATCCGCCAAAGCCGGCGAATCGGTCGGCATCAAAGTCTCCGAACGTGTTCGCCCGGGCGATACGGTCTACAAAGTTATTTAACGCCTTTTATTAATCCAATTCCTTAAGTAAATTGGCCATTTCAATGGCGCTTGAAGCTGCGGAAAAGCCTTTGTTACCCATCTTAGTGCCTGCTCGTTCGATTGCTTGTTCCAGGTTATCTGCGGTAATGACTCCGTTTATCACCGGCAGCCCGGTATCCAAGGCAACCTTAGCAATGCCCTTGGTGAACTCTGACGCAACATAATCAAAATGGGGGGTCCCGCCCCGTATAATGGCACCCAAACATATAACAGCATCATATTTCTGCGATTTTGCCATTTTAAGGGCTACGAGCGGTATCTCAAATGAACCGGGGGCCCATGCCACATAGATATCATCTTCGGCAACCTCGTGTCTTATGAGCGCGTCTTTGCAGCCGTCAAGTAATTTACTCGATATAAACTCGTTAAAACGCGAAACAACAATTCCGAACTTAAGGCCTTTGCCAAGCAGCATCCCTTCAAAACTTTTGTTCATTACAGCCTCCAACAATTTTAATGCCGTTTATTAATCCAATAAATGGCCCATTTTTTCTTTTTTGGTATCCAGATAGCACTTGTTGTACGGGTTTGATTTTATAACTATCGGCACCGTTTCGACAACCTCCAGCCCGTAGCTTTCAAGCCCAACCACTTTTTTCGGATTATTGGTTAACAAGCGAATCTTATTTAATTTTAAATCATTAAGAATCTGCGCCCCGATACCGTAATCTCTTAAATCGGCGGGGAAACCCAAAGAGAGGTTTGCTTCAACGGTATCCATTCCGTTATCCTGCAATTCGTAAGCGCTTATTTTATTGTGAATCCCAATCCCGCGCCCCTCTTGTCTCATATACAGAAGCACCCCGCGTTTTTCTTCGGCAATCATTTTGAGCGCCACGCTTAATTGTTCCCCGCAATCACAACGTAAACTGCCGAAAACATCACCGGTAAGACATTCGCTGTGGACCCTTACCAGCATCGGTTCATCGCTTTCCATATCTCCCATCGTCAGCGCTATATGTTGATCGACATCCAAATCGCTTTTATAGGCAAGGATTTTAAAATCTCCATAAATAGTGGGCAGCTTTGCCTCAGCCATACGCCTCACTAATTTTTCAT is part of the Dehalococcoidales bacterium genome and harbors:
- a CDS encoding translation elongation factor-like protein, whose translation is MSEIKVGVVSDFFARPVVAGIELSDKLSVGDTIRIKGHTTEMELVISSMQLDNNSVESAKAGESVGIKVSERVRPGDTVYKVI
- the ribE gene encoding 6,7-dimethyl-8-ribityllumazine synthase — its product is MNKSFEGMLLGKGLKFGIVVSRFNEFISSKLLDGCKDALIRHEVAEDDIYVAWAPGSFEIPLVALKMAKSQKYDAVICLGAIIRGGTPHFDYVASEFTKGIAKVALDTGLPVINGVITADNLEQAIERAGTKMGNKGFSAASSAIEMANLLKELD